A window of Natrinema versiforme contains these coding sequences:
- the proS gene encoding proline--tRNA ligase has protein sequence MSDESQELGITESKSHKPGEWYAEVVQKADIADYAPMGGFIVTKPRGYALWEAIQDSLDGWFKETGVDNVYFPMFIPESFLEREKDIVEGFDPEVAWVTQGGHDELEERLAVRPTSESIIAPFMADWTRSHRDLPMRLNQWCSVVRWEATETKPFFRTKEFMWQEGHTAHASDEGAWDEVWTRLGQYEELYEDVLAIPVLRGKKPEHDKFPGADTTTTVEALMPDGKSVQGATSHNLGQSFAEAFDITFADEDEEEQTAYTTSWGLSWRALGALIMTHSDDQGLVLPPTVAPTQVVIVPIWQEDTKDDVLEYSEDIADDLETAGFRVELDDRDERNPGFKFNEHELNGVPLRLEIGPHEVEDEEVTLVHRPDNAEAVEDRDEIVDAVDEHLEDIYDKLYEAAEENLEENVREAHSPEDILGTIGKHGGYVKTPWCGDEACEEAIKEKIAAEIVMQPLEDEGGSTAGEVPEPDAGECGVCGDPADEIAYFAKSY, from the coding sequence ATGAGCGACGAGAGTCAAGAACTCGGTATCACCGAGTCGAAATCGCACAAGCCCGGCGAGTGGTACGCCGAGGTCGTCCAGAAGGCCGACATCGCTGACTACGCGCCGATGGGCGGCTTCATCGTCACCAAACCCCGCGGCTACGCCCTCTGGGAGGCCATTCAGGACTCGCTGGACGGCTGGTTCAAGGAGACCGGCGTCGACAACGTCTACTTCCCGATGTTCATCCCCGAGAGCTTCTTAGAGCGGGAGAAGGACATCGTCGAAGGCTTCGACCCCGAGGTCGCGTGGGTGACACAGGGCGGCCACGACGAACTCGAGGAGCGACTGGCCGTTCGCCCGACCAGCGAATCGATCATCGCGCCCTTCATGGCCGACTGGACGCGCAGCCACCGCGACCTGCCGATGCGGCTCAATCAGTGGTGTTCGGTGGTTCGGTGGGAGGCGACGGAGACGAAGCCGTTCTTCCGGACGAAGGAGTTCATGTGGCAGGAGGGCCACACCGCCCACGCGAGCGACGAGGGCGCGTGGGACGAGGTCTGGACCCGACTCGGACAGTACGAAGAACTCTACGAGGACGTGCTCGCGATTCCCGTGCTGCGGGGCAAGAAGCCCGAACACGACAAGTTCCCCGGCGCGGACACGACAACGACCGTCGAGGCCTTAATGCCCGACGGCAAGTCCGTCCAGGGTGCGACCAGCCACAACCTCGGCCAGAGCTTCGCCGAGGCCTTCGACATCACCTTCGCCGACGAGGACGAGGAAGAACAGACGGCCTACACCACCTCGTGGGGCCTCTCGTGGCGCGCGCTGGGCGCGCTCATCATGACCCACTCCGACGATCAGGGGCTCGTGCTCCCGCCGACGGTCGCGCCCACGCAGGTCGTCATCGTCCCCATCTGGCAGGAAGACACCAAAGACGACGTCCTCGAGTACTCCGAGGACATCGCCGACGACCTCGAGACGGCCGGCTTCCGCGTCGAACTCGACGACCGCGACGAGCGCAATCCCGGGTTCAAGTTCAACGAACACGAACTCAACGGCGTTCCCCTCCGGTTGGAGATCGGCCCCCACGAGGTCGAGGACGAGGAGGTCACGCTGGTCCACCGGCCGGATAACGCCGAAGCGGTCGAGGACCGCGACGAAATCGTCGACGCGGTCGACGAGCACCTCGAGGACATCTACGACAAGCTCTACGAGGCGGCCGAGGAGAACTTAGAAGAGAACGTCCGCGAAGCTCATAGTCCGGAGGACATCCTCGGAACGATCGGCAAACACGGCGGCTACGTGAAGACGCCGTGGTGTGGCGACGAGGCCTGCGAGGAGGCCATCAAGGAGAAGATCGCCGCCGAAATCGTCATGCAACCCCTCGAGGACGAGGGCGGCTCGACGGCCGGTGAGGTGCCCGAACCCGACGCCGGCGAGTGTGGCGTCTGTGGCGACCCTGCCGACGAGATCGCGTACTTCGCGAAGTCCTACTAG
- a CDS encoding site-specific integrase: MSRDEYQQLVHHTESLEEEIALRLMGDCGLRIGEVGDVSYSHVKRMPDGSGYKLRVVHGKDTTGELDEGKFRETWLPDGLERWLYRYKSENELNEDEELITVTRRTLNNWVDYAAEGAAEETGDDDYRKLSSHDLRRQWAQHLLVEQRVNPRVVMSLGGWSSYDAIEPYLNAPTDSHIAEEMEAVF; the protein is encoded by the coding sequence ATGTCTCGAGACGAATACCAACAATTAGTTCATCACACCGAATCATTAGAGGAAGAGATTGCTCTACGTCTGATGGGTGATTGTGGACTGCGAATCGGAGAGGTTGGTGATGTTTCTTATTCTCACGTGAAACGGATGCCAGATGGGTCTGGATATAAACTCCGAGTAGTGCATGGGAAAGATACGACAGGTGAGTTGGATGAGGGCAAATTCCGAGAGACTTGGCTCCCTGATGGCCTCGAGCGGTGGCTTTACCGATATAAATCCGAAAACGAGCTTAATGAGGATGAAGAGCTGATAACAGTTACCCGTCGAACCCTAAATAACTGGGTCGATTACGCAGCTGAAGGTGCAGCAGAAGAGACTGGTGACGACGATTATCGGAAATTATCCAGTCACGACCTTCGTCGTCAATGGGCTCAGCATCTCTTAGTCGAACAAAGAGTGAATCCTCGAGTCGTTATGTCTCTCGGTGGATGGTCCAGCTATGACGCTATAGAACCCTATCTCAACGCTCCAACAGATAGCCATATTGCAGAGGAAATGGAGGCTGTCTTCTAA
- a CDS encoding PadR family transcriptional regulator produces the protein MDDLTGFQRDLLYVIAGEEQPSGQDVKVEIEKYYSSEINYGRLYPNLETVVNKELVEKGQLDSRTNYYDTTGKSKEVMEERQEWEEQYLSS, from the coding sequence ATGGACGACCTCACAGGGTTCCAGCGAGACCTGCTATACGTTATCGCAGGTGAGGAACAGCCATCAGGACAGGATGTAAAAGTAGAGATTGAGAAGTACTATAGCTCCGAAATAAACTACGGACGACTGTACCCGAATCTCGAGACGGTCGTGAATAAAGAACTGGTAGAGAAAGGACAACTGGACAGTCGAACTAATTATTACGATACCACAGGAAAGAGTAAAGAAGTCATGGAGGAGCGGCAAGAGTGGGAAGAGCAGTACCTGAGTTCATAG